In Sphaeramia orbicularis chromosome 10, fSphaOr1.1, whole genome shotgun sequence, the following proteins share a genomic window:
- the qdpra gene encoding quinoid dihydropteridine reductase a, producing the protein MAANRVLVYGGKGALGSKCVQHFKSKGWWVASIDLAANEEANENVIVKLTESFTEQAGQVSADVAQLLGEQKVDAILCVAGGWAGGNCNSKDLYKNTDLMWKQSVWTSTISSHLAARHLKADGLLTLAGAKAALSGTGGMVGYGMAKAAVHQLCQSLAAKNSGMPSGAAAVTILPVTLDTPMNRKFMPDADFSSWTPLEYIAELFFNWATGVDRPASGSLMQLLTSGGETQAVATQ; encoded by the exons ATGGCTGCTAACCGGGTGCTGGTTTACGGCGGAAAaggggctctgggctccaagtgCGTCCAACATTTCAAGTCCAAAGGCTGG TGGGTTGCTAGCATCGATTTGGCAGCTAATGAAGAGGCGAATGAAAATGTTATAGTGAAGTTGACTGAATCCTTCACCGAGCAGGCAGGACAG GTTTCAGCAGATGTGGCCCAGTTGCTAGGGGAACAGAAAGTCGATGCCATCCTTTGTGTGGCTGGAGGATGGGCGGGAGGAAACTGCAACTCCAAAG atttataCAAAAACACAGATTTGATGTGGAAGCAGAGTGTTTGGACTTCCACCATCTCCAGTCACCTCGCTGCTCGACATCTGAAAGCGGACGGACTGTTGACTTTGGCCGGAGCTAAAGCTGCCCTCTCAGGCACTGGAG GTATGGTTGGCTATGGCATGGCCAAAGCTGCCGTCCACCAGCTGTGTCAGAGTTTAGCGGCCAAGAACAGCGGGATGCCATCAGGAGCTGCTGCTGTCACAATACTGCC GGTTACCTTGGATACGCCGATGAACAGGAAGTTCATGCCTGATGCAGACTTCAGTTCCTGGACACCGCTGGAGTACATCGCAGA GTTATTCTTCAACTGGGCCACCGGAGTGGACCGGCCGGCCTCGGGGAGCCTCATGCAGCTGCTGACCTCTGGAGGTGAAACCCAGGCTGTGGCCACACAGTAG